Sequence from the Rhodococcus pseudokoreensis genome:
ACCGGATGCCGTTGTGGCTGCTGCCGCAGTTCAACGAGCCCACCACAATCGACACCCCCTCCGATGACGGCACCACACCCTCTGATGCCGACTCCCACACCTCCGCCGCTCCCGCACAGCACCGCAACAATCACACCGCCGCGGGCCTGCTTTCAGCAGCCGGCCACACCAACGTCGCCACCTCGGCGGCGCCGCCGACTGCCGCCCCTCCATCGACGCACGTCGCGGGTGTGCTCACTGCACAGGAACGTAGACGGCTTGTACGTACCCTCGTCGGCGCGGTAACCGACGACCTCACCGCTGCAATGTCAGATCGGCGCAGCCAGATCGACGATCCCAAAAACCCCAACAAAGACCTCGCACCCTATACAGACGACGAGGAACGCGAACTCGTCCGCCGCTTCATCGTCGACCAGATGCAGCGCTACATCAACGCGACCATCACCGCAGGCCAGCAAGCCTTCCCCGTAGACGAACAGCACTCAATCGAGAAATCGATTTTCGACACGATCTGCGGCCTCGGGCCTATCCAAGCGATCGTCGAACTACCCGACGTCGAAGACATCTTCATCCATGGAACACGCTGCCACAGCGTCGACCCGGAAGGCGTCAAAACCTACCACTCGGAGATCGCCGACACCGACGAAGAGGTCATCGAGTGGATCACCAACCTGGCGCAGCGCGCATCCGGCGGCGGCCGCCTGTTCTCGCAGATGCACCCACATGTTCGTCTCAACCTGGAAGGCGGAATCCGCTTCACCGCGGACGCCTGGACCGTACCCCGCCCCGCGGTAGCGATCCGCATGCACCGACACAAGAATGTCACCCTCGACGACTGCGTCAAGATGAAGACGATGCCACCGCTTCTCGCGCGAATCTTCGCAACGGGGGAGCGGGGTGGCATGTCCATGGTCGCAGCCGGAGACATGGGATCAGGCAAAACCATGCATATCCGTGCAATCGCGAACTCCCTGCCCCTCGGAACCAGAATCGGCACCGTCGAGACCGAGCGCGAGCTCTTCCTCCACGAACTCGACGGCAGAACAGACGACGTCGTCTCCTACGAAATCCTCACAGGCGGCGGCGAAATCGACGCCAAATCAGGGAAGCAACTCGGCTCCGTAGGCCTCGGGGCAATGATGTACTCGGCCGTGCGCCATCGACTCGATCGCCTCATGGTCGGCGAAGTCGCCGGCCTGGAAATCATCCACATGCTCAAAGCAATGCAGTTCACCAAGGGATCCCTCTCCACCACGCACGCGCGAACCGCCCGCGGTGCCATCGACCGCCTCGTCACTTGCGCCACCGAGGACCACACCGTCACCGAGGGATACGCCACCCGCCAGGTTGCCTTCCACATCAACCTCATCTTCCACCTCGAAATCGACATCTCCCACGACGAAAACGGCAACCAGACCAAACAGCGCTACGTCGACGAAGTCATCTACCTCGAACCCGGTGAAAACGGCGAACCCGCCACCACCACCATCTACAAGGGAAAAGCAGGCGGTATCGGACAGTTCGGCAGCTTCCCCCCAGCAATGCTCAAACAACTACGCGCCGGCGGATTCACCGACACCGAAATTCCCCCCAACACCCTCGAGTGGGACGAAGCGAGCTGACCATGTACTCACTACTAGCAGTCGCACTGTCACTCACCCTCATCGCCGGCCTCGCCCTGATCTACCAAGGCTGGGACGACCGCCGCAACCCGACCACCCCCCAAAAACGTCGCCGCGCTCGCAAAGTGGACCAAAAGACACGAGCCCTACTCATCCTCGGCCTGATCGCAGGAGCTACGGCCTGGCTGGTCACCGGATGGTTCCTCGCCC
This genomic interval carries:
- a CDS encoding ATPase, T2SS/T4P/T4SS family — encoded protein: MPDNNNDAPDRMPLWLLPQFNEPTTIDTPSDDGTTPSDADSHTSAAPAQHRNNHTAAGLLSAAGHTNVATSAAPPTAAPPSTHVAGVLTAQERRRLVRTLVGAVTDDLTAAMSDRRSQIDDPKNPNKDLAPYTDDEERELVRRFIVDQMQRYINATITAGQQAFPVDEQHSIEKSIFDTICGLGPIQAIVELPDVEDIFIHGTRCHSVDPEGVKTYHSEIADTDEEVIEWITNLAQRASGGGRLFSQMHPHVRLNLEGGIRFTADAWTVPRPAVAIRMHRHKNVTLDDCVKMKTMPPLLARIFATGERGGMSMVAAGDMGSGKTMHIRAIANSLPLGTRIGTVETERELFLHELDGRTDDVVSYEILTGGGEIDAKSGKQLGSVGLGAMMYSAVRHRLDRLMVGEVAGLEIIHMLKAMQFTKGSLSTTHARTARGAIDRLVTCATEDHTVTEGYATRQVAFHINLIFHLEIDISHDENGNQTKQRYVDEVIYLEPGENGEPATTTIYKGKAGGIGQFGSFPPAMLKQLRAGGFTDTEIPPNTLEWDEAS